Proteins encoded by one window of Polaribacter haliotis:
- a CDS encoding M20 family metallo-hydrolase produces MEIQQLTENAISLLKRLIETQSFSSEEDKTALLIENWFTSHNIPFTRTKNNVWATNKYFDESKPTMLLNSHHDTVKPNSAYTNDPFEAFVEDGKLFGLGSNDAGGCLVSLMATFTHFYQQKDLKYNLVIVASAEEESSGPNGLNSMLAIIPHIDVAIVGEPTLMNLAVAEKGLVVFDAVVEGTPSHAAHPNNNNSIYNSIEVLQWFKDFKFDKTSKALGDVKMTVTQIKAGSQHNVVPAHVDLVVDVRVNDAYSNQEIADILQENSPCTKITPRSLKLNSSAISVEHDLVKAGIAMGRETYGSPTLSDQACLTCQSLKLGPGDSTRSHSANEFIYVAEIEEGIEIYVELLNRVIG; encoded by the coding sequence ATGGAAATTCAACAATTAACAGAAAATGCGATTTCACTTTTAAAAAGATTAATTGAAACGCAATCTTTTTCATCAGAAGAAGATAAAACGGCTCTTTTAATAGAAAACTGGTTTACGAGCCATAATATTCCTTTTACAAGAACAAAAAACAACGTTTGGGCAACCAATAAATATTTTGATGAAAGCAAGCCTACAATGCTTTTAAACTCTCATCACGATACTGTAAAACCAAATTCAGCTTACACAAACGATCCTTTTGAAGCTTTTGTGGAAGATGGCAAATTATTCGGTTTAGGTTCTAATGATGCAGGTGGATGTTTGGTTTCATTAATGGCAACTTTTACACATTTTTATCAGCAAAAAGACTTAAAATACAATTTGGTAATTGTAGCTTCTGCTGAAGAAGAAAGTAGCGGACCAAATGGTTTAAATTCTATGTTGGCAATAATTCCACATATTGATGTTGCCATTGTTGGAGAACCAACCTTAATGAATTTAGCAGTTGCAGAAAAAGGTTTGGTGGTTTTTGATGCAGTTGTAGAAGGAACTCCAAGTCATGCAGCACATCCAAACAATAATAATTCAATTTATAATTCGATTGAAGTTTTACAGTGGTTTAAAGATTTTAAGTTTGATAAAACTTCAAAAGCTTTGGGTGATGTAAAAATGACAGTTACACAAATTAAAGCAGGTTCTCAACATAATGTTGTTCCTGCACATGTAGATTTAGTGGTTGATGTTCGTGTAAATGACGCTTATTCTAATCAAGAAATTGCGGATATTTTACAAGAAAATTCACCTTGTACAAAAATAACTCCAAGAAGTTTAAAATTAAATTCTTCAGCAATTTCTGTGGAACACGATTTAGTAAAAGCAGGAATTGCCATGGGAAGAGAAACTTATGGTTCTCCAACATTATCTGACCAAGCTTGCTTAACTTGTCAATCTTTAAAATTAGGACCTGGAGACAGCACACGTTCTCATTCTGCAAATGAATTTATTTATGTCGCAGAAATTGAGGAAGGAATAGAAATATACGTGGAATTGTTGAATCGTGTAATTGGTTAA
- the argB gene encoding acetylglutamate kinase: MDKEKLSIIKIGGNIIEDATSLDAFLELFSNLEGKKILVHGGGKRATSIASKLGIESKMVNGRRITDKETLEVITMVYGGLVNKNVVAKLQALNIDAIGLTGADINSIQSEKRPVKEIDFGFVGDVKKVNHTNIDKLIQADFTPVFCAITHDGNGQLLNTNADTITSQVAVGMSNLYETSIYYCFELNGVLQDFNDKESVIKNINTDKYKQLLEDNIIVDGMIPKIDNCFDALQNGVEKVHIGNTSMFTKENNNFTTITL; encoded by the coding sequence ATGGATAAAGAGAAACTATCAATCATAAAAATTGGAGGAAATATTATTGAAGATGCAACTTCTTTAGATGCTTTTCTTGAATTATTCTCTAATTTAGAAGGAAAGAAAATATTGGTTCATGGAGGTGGAAAACGCGCTACAAGTATTGCATCAAAATTAGGTATTGAATCTAAAATGGTGAATGGTAGAAGAATTACAGATAAAGAAACTTTAGAAGTAATTACAATGGTTTATGGTGGTTTAGTCAATAAAAATGTAGTAGCAAAACTACAAGCTTTAAATATTGATGCAATTGGTTTGACTGGTGCAGATATAAACAGTATTCAATCAGAAAAAAGACCTGTAAAAGAAATAGATTTTGGTTTTGTTGGTGATGTAAAAAAAGTAAATCATACAAATATTGATAAATTAATTCAGGCTGATTTTACACCCGTTTTTTGTGCGATTACACACGATGGAAATGGACAATTATTAAATACAAATGCAGATACAATAACTTCTCAGGTTGCAGTTGGAATGAGTAATTTATACGAAACATCTATTTATTATTGTTTTGAATTAAATGGTGTTTTACAAGATTTTAACGATAAGGAATCTGTAATTAAAAATATAAATACTGATAAATACAAACAACTTTTAGAAGATAACATTATTGTAGATGGAATGATTCCTAAAATTGACAATTGCTTTGATGCTTTACAAAACGGAGTTGAAAAAGTACATATTGGAAACACTTCTATGTTCACAAAAGAAAATAATAACTTTACAACAATTACTTTATAA
- a CDS encoding acetylornithine carbamoyltransferase, with product MKNYTHINDIDDINSWIKEAKALKKNPLKDIELGKNKTLGLLFFNSSLRTRLSTQKAALNLGMNPIVMNVSGDAWGIEFLDGTVMNGNTAEHIKEAAQVVSQYCDVIAVRAFPTLIEKDKDESELVLSSFVKYASVPIINMESATGHPLQGFTDAITISENATKKKPKVVLSWAPHIKALPHAVGNSFVQTMQKMDVEFVITNPEGYNLNPEITKDTPIYHNQKEALKDADFVYTKNWSSYDDYGKILKTDSDWMITNEKIGNAKFMHCLPVRRNLVVEDAVLDGENSLVIEQANNRTFAAQLVLKKILENG from the coding sequence ATGAAAAATTACACACACATAAACGATATCGACGATATTAATTCTTGGATTAAAGAAGCAAAAGCGCTTAAGAAAAATCCATTAAAAGATATTGAATTAGGAAAAAACAAAACATTGGGATTGTTATTTTTTAATTCAAGTTTAAGAACACGTTTAAGTACTCAAAAAGCAGCATTAAATTTAGGAATGAATCCTATTGTAATGAATGTTTCTGGTGATGCTTGGGGAATTGAATTTTTGGATGGAACAGTTATGAATGGAAATACTGCAGAGCACATTAAAGAAGCTGCGCAAGTCGTTTCGCAGTATTGTGATGTAATTGCAGTTAGAGCTTTTCCTACTTTAATTGAGAAAGATAAAGACGAAAGTGAATTGGTTTTATCTTCTTTTGTAAAATATGCTTCTGTACCTATTATAAATATGGAAAGTGCAACTGGACATCCTTTACAAGGTTTTACAGATGCAATTACTATTTCAGAAAACGCCACGAAGAAAAAACCAAAAGTAGTTTTAAGTTGGGCGCCGCATATTAAAGCATTACCTCATGCAGTTGGAAATAGTTTTGTACAAACGATGCAAAAAATGGATGTTGAATTTGTAATTACAAATCCTGAAGGTTATAATTTAAACCCAGAAATTACAAAAGACACACCTATTTATCACAATCAAAAAGAGGCTTTAAAAGATGCCGATTTTGTTTATACAAAAAACTGGAGTTCTTACGACGATTATGGAAAAATCCTGAAAACAGATTCAGATTGGATGATTACTAATGAAAAAATAGGTAATGCAAAATTTATGCATTGTTTGCCAGTTAGAAGAAATCTTGTGGTCGAAGATGCTGTTTTAGATGGAGAAAATTCTTTAGTGATTGAACAAGCAAATAATAGAACTTTTGCAGCGCAATTAGTTTTGAAAAAGATTTTAGAAAATGGATAA
- the proB gene encoding glutamate 5-kinase: MQKKKRILLKVGSNTLTKETNNISRGKIEDIANQIAKLKDSCEFVIVSSGAIAVAKQFVKLESKHEEVFVKQALASIGQPHLIRIYQEIFREYGLLTSQCLLSYSDFEKQESKTNIVNTINVLVSNNYIPIINENDTVATDEIKFGDNDKLAALTASLLEVDLLVIATNTDGIYTKESIKNNAPKTIEIVSNFEDLRKEVVNSKSSLGTGGMESKIEAVAVAKKANIETWIVNGLKDNFITNAFENKIPFTKIK, translated from the coding sequence ATGCAAAAAAAGAAAAGAATTTTACTAAAAGTTGGTTCTAATACTTTAACAAAAGAAACCAATAATATTTCAAGAGGGAAAATTGAAGATATTGCAAATCAGATTGCAAAATTAAAAGATTCTTGTGAGTTTGTTATTGTAAGTTCTGGTGCAATTGCAGTTGCGAAACAGTTTGTAAAATTAGAAAGTAAACACGAAGAAGTTTTTGTAAAACAAGCTTTGGCATCTATTGGTCAGCCACATTTAATTAGAATTTATCAAGAAATTTTTAGAGAATATGGTTTGTTAACTTCTCAATGCCTTCTCTCCTATTCAGATTTTGAAAAACAAGAAAGTAAAACAAATATTGTAAATACAATTAATGTTTTAGTGAGCAATAACTATATACCTATTATCAACGAAAATGATACAGTTGCTACAGATGAAATAAAATTTGGTGATAACGATAAATTAGCCGCATTAACAGCGTCTTTATTAGAGGTAGATTTATTAGTAATTGCTACAAATACAGATGGAATTTACACAAAAGAATCCATCAAAAATAATGCACCAAAAACGATAGAAATAGTATCAAATTTTGAAGACTTAAGAAAAGAGGTTGTCAATTCTAAATCTTCTTTGGGAACTGGGGGAATGGAATCTAAAATTGAAGCTGTTGCAGTTGCAAAAAAAGCAAATATAGAAACTTGGATTGTAAATGGTTTAAAGGACAATTTTATTACAAATGCGTTTGAAAATAAAATTCCGTTTACTAAAATAAAGTAA
- a CDS encoding glutamate-5-semialdehyde dehydrogenase, which yields MNTLLSIETRNKVLLTMATLLDEEREAIISINKKDLDAYNGNDISMFDRLKADDAKVNEMITAAKHLASQEDPVGVERFSFKHDNGMQVYNKTASFGTVLIIYESRPDVTVEAAGIAFKSGNKILLKGGKESLNSNLKIVELWHKALETHNASKDWVEYLQFNRIETQAFLENPSQKLDLIVPRGGEKLIAFVKQHATCPVIISGRGNNFVYVQKEADLQIAIDVIINGKSKISACNAVDKVLIDKNLPNKDNFIKTLISKLKEVKIEVLGDEIVAGNHNLNVIDSDAVWSEEFLDYKIVVGEISSTEKAIEMINNYSGGHSSAIITKNEIEAKLFMENVDTAAVYHNASTRFTDGGQLGLGGELAISTDKLHQRGPIGLQHLVTNKWYIFGNGQIRK from the coding sequence ATGAACACATTACTTTCCATAGAAACAAGAAATAAAGTATTGCTAACAATGGCAACACTTTTAGACGAAGAAAGAGAAGCAATTATCAGCATCAATAAAAAAGATTTAGACGCTTATAATGGTAATGATATTTCTATGTTTGATCGTTTAAAAGCAGATGATGCAAAAGTAAACGAAATGATTACTGCTGCTAAACATTTGGCTTCTCAAGAAGATCCTGTTGGTGTAGAACGTTTTAGTTTTAAACATGATAATGGCATGCAGGTTTATAATAAAACTGCTTCTTTTGGAACTGTTTTAATCATTTATGAATCGAGACCAGATGTAACTGTAGAAGCTGCAGGAATTGCATTTAAATCTGGAAATAAAATTCTTTTAAAAGGCGGAAAAGAGTCTTTAAATTCCAATTTAAAAATAGTTGAGCTTTGGCACAAGGCATTAGAAACACACAATGCTTCAAAAGACTGGGTAGAATATTTACAGTTTAACAGAATAGAAACACAAGCTTTTTTAGAAAACCCTTCGCAAAAATTAGATTTAATTGTGCCAAGAGGTGGCGAAAAATTAATTGCTTTTGTTAAACAACATGCAACTTGTCCTGTAATTATTAGCGGACGTGGAAATAACTTTGTCTATGTTCAAAAGGAAGCAGATTTACAAATTGCTATTGATGTTATTATCAATGGAAAAAGTAAAATATCTGCTTGTAATGCTGTAGATAAGGTTTTAATTGATAAAAATCTTCCAAATAAAGACAATTTTATAAAAACCTTAATTTCAAAATTAAAAGAAGTTAAAATTGAAGTTTTAGGGGATGAAATTGTTGCAGGAAATCACAATTTAAATGTCATAGATTCTGATGCAGTTTGGTCTGAAGAATTTTTAGATTATAAAATTGTAGTTGGAGAAATTTCTTCCACAGAAAAAGCTATAGAAATGATTAACAATTATTCTGGTGGACATTCTTCTGCGATTATTACAAAAAATGAAATTGAAGCAAAATTATTTATGGAAAATGTAGATACTGCTGCAGTTTATCATAATGCTTCCACAAGATTTACAGATGGTGGTCAATTAGGTTTGGGTGGCGAATTAGCAATAAGTACAGATAAATTACACCAACGTGGCCCAATTGGTTTGCAACATTTGGTAACTAATAAATGGTACATTTTTGGAAATGGACAAATAAGAAAATAG
- a CDS encoding aspartate aminotransferase family protein, producing the protein MSLFNVYPLFDITPVKAKDVYVYDENNTEYLDLYGGHAVISIGHSHPKYVKNISDQVAKMGFYSNSIQNPMQVELANKLEEISGCKDYELFLCNSGAEANENALKLASFHTDKKKVIAFKNGFHGRTSAAVAATDNPKIIAPINAQQEVEILELGDLVGLEKALAKNDVCAVIIEFIQGVGGLDESTTAFYETADKLCKKYNTCFIADEVQSGFGRTGDFFAFQKFNVTPDIISIAKGMGNGFPVGGILIHPSIKASFGLLGTTFGGNHLACAATLTVLDVIKEEKLMENVKDISTYFIEKSKEIPQLKNLKGRGLMLGLEFDFPIAELRKNLIYNHKIFTGSAKNPNLIRILPSLTVQKKHIDVFFEALKSELNS; encoded by the coding sequence ATGAGCTTATTTAATGTATATCCGTTGTTCGACATCACTCCTGTAAAGGCAAAAGATGTGTATGTTTACGATGAAAATAATACCGAATATTTAGATTTATATGGTGGACATGCTGTAATTTCTATTGGACATTCTCACCCAAAATATGTAAAAAATATTAGTGACCAAGTTGCAAAGATGGGATTTTATAGTAATTCTATTCAGAATCCGATGCAAGTTGAATTGGCGAACAAATTAGAAGAAATTTCTGGTTGCAAAGACTACGAGTTATTTTTATGCAATTCTGGTGCTGAAGCTAATGAAAACGCTTTAAAATTAGCTTCTTTTCATACTGATAAAAAGAAAGTTATTGCGTTTAAAAATGGTTTTCACGGAAGAACTTCTGCGGCTGTTGCTGCAACTGACAATCCAAAAATTATTGCGCCAATAAACGCACAACAAGAAGTCGAAATTTTAGAATTAGGCGATTTAGTTGGTTTGGAAAAAGCATTGGCAAAAAACGATGTATGTGCTGTTATTATAGAATTTATACAAGGTGTTGGAGGTTTAGACGAAAGCACTACTGCATTTTATGAAACTGCAGATAAATTATGTAAGAAATATAATACTTGTTTTATTGCGGATGAAGTTCAGTCTGGTTTTGGTAGAACTGGTGATTTTTTCGCTTTTCAAAAATTTAATGTAACTCCAGATATTATTTCGATTGCTAAAGGAATGGGAAATGGTTTTCCTGTGGGTGGAATTTTAATTCATCCTTCTATTAAAGCTTCTTTTGGTTTGTTAGGAACCACTTTTGGAGGAAATCACTTGGCTTGTGCTGCTACTTTAACGGTTTTAGATGTAATTAAAGAAGAGAAATTGATGGAAAATGTGAAAGATATTTCAACATATTTTATTGAAAAGTCAAAGGAAATTCCACAATTAAAAAATTTAAAAGGAAGAGGATTAATGTTAGGTTTGGAATTTGATTTTCCGATTGCAGAATTGCGTAAAAACCTGATTTATAATCATAAAATATTTACTGGAAGCGCAAAAAACCCTAATTTAATTAGAATTTTACCTTCTTTAACAGTTCAGAAAAAACATATTGATGTGTTTTTTGAAGCTTTAAAAAGTGAATTGAATTCTTAA
- the proC gene encoding pyrroline-5-carboxylate reductase: MKIAIIGTGNLGKSIAKGLITNNAITSLYLTKRNLEELEDLDGYKNIFLTTDNQEAVKNSDILIFAVQPAHFEKILNDIKPLLTEKHTIVSTITGFVIPKIEEEIGADKFIIRAMPNTAIAVGKSMTCICSNTQGKKRVQLAEAIFNRLGHSLVIPEAQMQAATVVCASGIAFWMRLIRATTQAAIQLGFDAKEAQELAMFTSEGAANLLITNGNHPEEEIDRVTTPKGCTITGLNEMEHKGLSSSLIQGMVASFNKISNIKKEQI, translated from the coding sequence ATGAAAATAGCAATCATAGGAACAGGGAATTTAGGAAAATCTATTGCGAAAGGTTTAATTACCAACAACGCAATTACATCTTTGTACTTGACCAAAAGGAATTTAGAGGAACTTGAAGATTTAGATGGTTACAAAAATATATTCTTAACAACTGACAATCAGGAAGCTGTAAAAAATTCTGACATTTTAATTTTCGCGGTTCAACCTGCTCATTTTGAGAAGATTTTAAATGATATTAAACCATTATTGACAGAAAAACACACGATTGTTTCTACAATTACTGGTTTTGTAATTCCTAAAATTGAGGAAGAAATTGGTGCAGATAAATTTATTATTAGAGCAATGCCAAATACAGCAATTGCTGTTGGGAAATCGATGACGTGTATTTGTTCTAATACGCAAGGGAAAAAGAGAGTTCAATTAGCAGAAGCAATTTTTAACAGATTAGGACATTCTTTAGTAATTCCTGAAGCTCAAATGCAAGCTGCAACTGTGGTTTGCGCAAGTGGAATTGCTTTTTGGATGCGTTTAATTCGTGCGACAACTCAAGCTGCAATTCAGTTAGGTTTCGATGCAAAAGAAGCACAAGAATTGGCAATGTTTACCAGTGAAGGTGCTGCGAATTTATTAATTACAAATGGAAATCATCCAGAAGAAGAAATAGACCGAGTTACAACTCCAAAAGGTTGTACAATTACAGGTTTAAATGAAATGGAACATAAAGGTTTGAGTTCTTCATTAATTCAAGGAATGGTGGCTTCTTTTAATAAAATTAGTAATATTAAAAAAGAACAAATATAA
- the argC gene encoding N-acetyl-gamma-glutamyl-phosphate reductase, with translation MLEVGIIGGAGYTAGELIRLLLNHPETNINFVFSTSNAGNKLYKVHQDLIGSTEIVFSSEINKNVDVLFLCLGHGNSKAFLEKNSFSESTKIIDLSNDFRLIADMNFEGKEFIYGLPELQKEAIKSAKYIANPGCFATALQLAVLPLAENGLLKKDIHINAVTGATGAGTSLSATTHFTYRDNNFSHYKAFTHQHLGEINQTINQLQSDYNDDVIFIPNRGNFSRGIFATVYTKYDGSVDDAKKIYKEFYKDAAFTFVSDDEIHMKQVVNTNKCLIHLMKYHNKLLITSTIDNLLKGASGQAIQNMNLMFGFEETTGINLKANYF, from the coding sequence ATGTTAGAAGTAGGAATTATTGGTGGTGCAGGTTATACAGCTGGTGAATTAATAAGGTTATTATTGAATCATCCTGAAACAAATATCAATTTTGTTTTTAGCACCTCAAATGCTGGCAATAAATTATATAAAGTGCATCAAGATTTAATTGGAAGCACAGAAATTGTTTTTTCTTCGGAAATTAATAAAAATGTTGATGTTTTATTCTTGTGTTTAGGTCATGGAAATTCAAAAGCGTTTTTAGAGAAAAATTCTTTTTCTGAAAGTACAAAAATCATCGATTTAAGTAACGATTTTAGATTGATTGCTGATATGAATTTCGAAGGAAAAGAATTTATTTATGGTTTACCAGAATTGCAAAAAGAAGCGATAAAATCGGCTAAATATATTGCAAATCCTGGTTGTTTTGCAACGGCTTTGCAATTAGCTGTTTTACCTTTAGCAGAAAACGGATTGTTGAAAAAAGACATTCATATTAATGCTGTAACTGGTGCAACTGGTGCAGGAACTTCATTATCTGCAACTACGCATTTTACGTATAGAGATAATAATTTTTCGCATTATAAAGCATTTACACATCAACATTTGGGAGAAATAAACCAAACAATCAATCAATTACAAAGCGATTATAATGATGATGTTATTTTTATTCCAAATAGAGGAAATTTCTCAAGAGGAATATTTGCCACGGTTTACACAAAATATGATGGAAGTGTAGATGACGCAAAAAAAATCTATAAAGAATTTTATAAAGATGCTGCTTTTACATTTGTTTCTGATGATGAAATTCATATGAAACAAGTAGTAAACACCAACAAATGTCTGATTCACTTAATGAAATACCACAACAAATTATTGATTACAAGTACGATTGATAATTTACTAAAAGGAGCTTCTGGTCAGGCAATTCAGAATATGAACTTAATGTTTGGTTTCGAGGAAACAACAGGAATTAATTTAAAAGCGAATTATTTTTAA
- a CDS encoding argininosuccinate synthase, with protein MKKLVIAYSGGLDTSYCAVSLSKEYDVHAVSVNTGGFSDEEIKNIESNAYKMGVSTYKNIDAVATFYNKVVKYLIFGNVLKNATYPLSVSAERIIQAIEIIEYAKSINAEYIAHGSTGAGNDQVRFDMIFQTLAPGIKIITPIRDGKLTRQEEIDYLKSEGIDMPWEKSKYSVNKGLWGTSVGGVETLKSEKPLPSEAYPSQLEKNGEEKVTITFKNGEFVALNGEENKPEINIENLNEIASKYAIGRDIHVGDTIVGTKGRVGFEAAAAIITVKAHHLLEKHTLTKWQLQHKEYLSSFYGMHLHEGQYLDPVMRDTEAFLQSSQKMVSGNVVVTLKPYHFSLDGIVSNHDLMSSAFSTYGEENKAWTADDAKGFIKILGNQNKIYQQVNK; from the coding sequence ATGAAAAAATTAGTAATTGCTTATAGTGGTGGTTTAGATACTTCATATTGTGCAGTAAGTTTATCAAAAGAATACGATGTACATGCAGTTAGCGTAAATACAGGTGGTTTTTCTGATGAAGAAATAAAAAATATAGAAAGTAATGCTTATAAAATGGGCGTTTCTACTTATAAAAATATTGATGCTGTTGCAACTTTCTACAACAAAGTAGTAAAATATTTAATTTTTGGAAATGTATTAAAAAATGCAACATATCCTTTATCAGTAAGTGCTGAAAGAATTATACAAGCCATAGAAATTATAGAATACGCAAAAAGTATAAATGCAGAATATATCGCTCATGGAAGTACTGGTGCAGGAAACGACCAAGTTCGTTTCGATATGATTTTTCAAACATTGGCTCCTGGAATTAAAATTATTACGCCAATTAGAGATGGAAAATTAACAAGACAAGAAGAAATAGATTATTTAAAATCTGAAGGTATTGATATGCCTTGGGAAAAATCGAAGTATTCTGTAAATAAAGGACTTTGGGGAACAAGTGTTGGTGGAGTTGAAACTTTAAAATCAGAAAAACCTTTGCCAAGTGAAGCATACCCTTCTCAATTAGAAAAAAACGGAGAAGAAAAAGTTACAATTACTTTTAAAAACGGAGAATTTGTAGCTTTAAATGGTGAAGAAAATAAACCAGAAATAAATATTGAAAATCTAAATGAAATTGCATCAAAATATGCAATTGGTAGAGATATTCATGTTGGAGATACTATTGTTGGTACAAAAGGAAGAGTTGGTTTTGAAGCTGCTGCTGCTATAATTACAGTTAAAGCGCATCATTTATTAGAAAAACATACGCTTACAAAGTGGCAATTACAGCACAAAGAATATTTATCGAGTTTTTACGGAATGCATTTGCATGAAGGTCAATATTTAGATCCTGTGATGAGAGATACTGAAGCTTTTTTACAAAGTTCTCAAAAAATGGTTTCTGGAAATGTGGTAGTTACTTTAAAACCATATCATTTTTCTTTAGATGGAATTGTTTCTAATCACGATTTAATGTCGAGCGCATTTAGTACGTATGGTGAAGAAAACAAAGCTTGGACTGCAGATGACGCAAAAGGATTTATCAAAATTTTAGGAAATCAGAATAAGATTTATCAACAAGTAAATAAATAA
- a CDS encoding GNAT family N-acetyltransferase: MQIVIANKSHSIYAETICKTIEEASKVRGTGIAKRKPEYITTKMENGNAVIALDGDKFAGFCYIEAWGHGKFVANSGLIVHPDFRNLGLAKKIKQVVFEHSRTKFPDSKIFSITTGLAVMKLNSDLGYKPVTFSELTDDQSFWKGCQTCKNYDVLTRTEQKMCLCTGMLYDPKKEIKEESKEVKKNRFERIKNFRQNLFLKKDKK; the protein is encoded by the coding sequence ATGCAAATTGTAATTGCAAACAAATCTCATAGTATTTACGCAGAAACTATCTGTAAAACTATAGAAGAAGCTTCTAAAGTTAGAGGAACAGGAATTGCCAAACGTAAGCCAGAATACATTACAACCAAAATGGAAAATGGAAACGCAGTTATTGCTTTAGATGGCGATAAATTTGCAGGTTTCTGTTATATAGAAGCTTGGGGACATGGAAAATTCGTTGCCAATTCTGGTTTAATTGTACATCCAGATTTCAGAAATTTGGGTTTAGCAAAAAAGATAAAACAAGTCGTTTTTGAACATTCAAGAACAAAATTTCCAGACTCAAAAATCTTTAGTATTACAACTGGTTTAGCGGTTATGAAACTAAATAGCGATTTAGGCTACAAACCTGTTACTTTCTCGGAACTTACAGACGACCAATCTTTCTGGAAAGGTTGCCAAACTTGTAAAAATTACGATGTTTTAACAAGAACAGAACAAAAAATGTGTTTGTGTACAGGAATGTTGTACGATCCAAAGAAAGAAATAAAAGAAGAATCTAAAGAGGTTAAAAAAAACCGATTTGAAAGAATAAAGAATTTTAGACAAAACTTGTTTTTAAAAAAAGATAAAAAATAA
- a CDS encoding DUF2141 domain-containing protein produces MKFLLSILVVAMLSITNSITAQNTQTITVTVVNATSDAGKIGYALYTKDNFMGKPIQGKNGKIVNGKSTIVFENVPSGEYAVTCYHDKNNNDKMDFSANRMPLEDYGSSNNVMAFAPPSFENAKFMLKDEDLKLEIKF; encoded by the coding sequence ATGAAATTTTTACTATCAATTTTAGTCGTAGCAATGTTATCAATTACAAATTCGATTACTGCTCAAAACACACAAACAATTACTGTAACTGTTGTAAATGCAACTTCAGATGCTGGGAAAATAGGATATGCATTATATACTAAAGACAATTTTATGGGGAAACCAATTCAAGGTAAAAACGGTAAAATTGTAAATGGAAAGTCAACTATTGTTTTCGAAAATGTTCCTTCAGGAGAATATGCAGTTACTTGTTATCATGACAAAAATAACAACGATAAAATGGATTTTTCTGCAAACAGAATGCCTTTAGAAGATTATGGTTCTTCTAATAACGTAATGGCTTTTGCGCCACCAAGTTTCGAAAATGCAAAGTTTATGTTGAAAGATGAAGATTTAAAATTAGAAATTAAATTTTAA